A window of Alkalibaculum bacchi contains these coding sequences:
- the lpdA gene encoding dihydrolipoyl dehydrogenase has product MKIAIIGGGPGGYIAAIRAAQLGAEVSIIEKEHLGGTCLNVGCIPTKVLLHTANLVDTLKKEAKELAIEVTGIEADWSKLQKRKNKITKKLIGGIEGILKSHQIIKYIGQATFSDKNEVTVKCSNGKIEKVAFDYAIIATGSEPNVIPIPGIELQGVITSNEALSLEEVPESLLIIGGGVIGCEFASIYNSFECKVRVIETLPRIVANMDAEITNVLQNKLVKDGIEIHTNTKVKKIEKTADGLEIHTLKGEKSEVFKAEKVLLSIGRKPVTEGLGLDKIGVKTKGSAVAVNDKFQTNVRNIYAIGDCNGGVMLAHVASAQGISAVERIMKKKTSIDFKTTPYCVYTRPELASAGLTEEQAIEQGYHIEKGVFPLFANGKSMITCETEGIVKYISDKATGEILGLHIAGPRATDLIVEGALAIRLEATVEEIITTIHAHPTVGECLHEAAHGVHNNALHLPKIK; this is encoded by the coding sequence ATGAAAATTGCAATTATTGGAGGAGGACCTGGCGGATACATAGCGGCAATACGTGCAGCACAATTAGGGGCTGAGGTATCCATTATCGAAAAAGAGCATTTAGGAGGAACTTGCTTAAATGTAGGCTGTATACCTACAAAAGTATTGCTTCATACAGCTAATTTAGTAGATACCCTAAAAAAAGAGGCCAAAGAGTTAGCCATTGAAGTTACAGGTATAGAAGCAGATTGGAGTAAATTACAGAAAAGGAAAAATAAAATTACGAAGAAGTTAATTGGTGGAATAGAAGGGATTTTGAAAAGTCATCAAATTATTAAATATATTGGGCAAGCCACATTTAGTGATAAAAATGAAGTAACTGTTAAATGTAGTAATGGGAAAATAGAAAAGGTAGCCTTTGATTATGCTATTATTGCTACAGGTTCTGAACCGAATGTGATTCCCATTCCAGGGATAGAATTGCAAGGAGTCATTACCAGTAATGAAGCGCTATCTTTGGAAGAGGTTCCTGAAAGCTTATTAATTATCGGCGGAGGGGTTATTGGATGTGAATTTGCCAGTATTTATAATTCATTTGAATGTAAAGTAAGAGTTATAGAAACATTACCGAGAATTGTAGCAAATATGGATGCAGAGATTACCAATGTTTTGCAAAATAAATTAGTAAAAGATGGAATCGAAATTCATACAAATACAAAGGTGAAAAAGATTGAAAAAACAGCAGATGGTTTAGAAATTCACACTCTAAAAGGAGAAAAATCGGAAGTTTTTAAGGCGGAAAAGGTGCTTTTATCCATTGGAAGAAAACCTGTAACTGAAGGATTGGGTTTAGATAAAATAGGAGTAAAGACAAAAGGTAGCGCTGTTGCAGTGAATGATAAATTTCAAACTAATGTGAGAAATATTTATGCTATCGGAGATTGTAATGGGGGTGTTATGCTAGCTCATGTTGCATCCGCACAAGGTATTTCTGCGGTAGAAAGAATTATGAAGAAAAAAACGAGCATAGATTTTAAAACAACACCATATTGCGTTTATACAAGACCTGAGCTGGCTTCTGCCGGTTTAACGGAAGAACAAGCAATTGAACAAGGGTATCATATAGAAAAAGGAGTTTTTCCACTGTTTGCAAATGGAAAATCCATGATTACATGTGAAACAGAAGGAATTGTAAAATATATTTCAGATAAAGCTACTGGAGAAATATTGGGGTTGCATATAGCAGGACCTAGAGCAACAGATTTAATCGTAGAAGGAGCTTTAGCCATTCGCCTGGAAGCAACTGTGGAAGAAATTATTACGACCATTCATGCCCATCCAACAGTTGGGGAGTGTCTTCACGAAGCTGCCCACGGCGTACATAATAATGCATTGCATCTACCTAAGATAAAATAA
- a CDS encoding dihydrolipoamide acetyltransferase family protein — translation MAEFIVMPKLGLTMTEGTVSNWRKKEGDNVKSGEVLFDVETDKISNEVEATSDGVIRKIFIEEGTVEVLKPVAIVASADEDISSLLTEIGGGEKEEIDETIEKKEIKEEASTATTAKKVKASPKAKKLAAELNVDISRIEGTGTQSSVTEEDVRKFVKESKKAEKKTSPTAAVVAEQLGVDINQICKDSRIMKDDVIAYKEREDFVAMVNPQEIRKSMSTMRKVIAKRMLESQQVSPTVNYNLRVDTTNLSIFRNQIKDTVKVTYTDLLVKILSKALLEFPLLNSSIEGNEIIFRNYVSIGVAVGLEDGLLVPVVEYANSKGLKEISKEIKELATKAKNNELQPQNLTGGTFTITNIGMFGIESFTPIINQPEVAILGVNAIVQTPVAVEGQVTIKPLMNLSLTADHRVVDGSVAAQFMARVKEYIEKPALLLL, via the coding sequence ATGGCAGAGTTTATTGTTATGCCTAAATTGGGTTTAACCATGACAGAAGGTACAGTGAGTAATTGGAGAAAGAAGGAAGGCGATAACGTAAAATCAGGAGAGGTATTGTTTGATGTTGAAACAGATAAAATATCAAATGAAGTTGAAGCTACATCTGATGGTGTTATCAGAAAAATATTTATTGAAGAAGGTACAGTTGAGGTATTGAAACCTGTAGCTATTGTAGCATCTGCAGATGAAGATATTTCTTCATTATTGACAGAAATTGGAGGAGGAGAAAAAGAAGAGATAGACGAGACCATAGAAAAGAAAGAAATAAAAGAAGAGGCATCAACTGCCACTACAGCGAAAAAGGTGAAAGCATCTCCTAAAGCAAAAAAACTTGCTGCAGAACTGAATGTAGATATTAGCCGAATAGAGGGAACAGGGACACAATCCTCTGTAACAGAAGAGGATGTACGTAAGTTTGTAAAAGAAAGTAAGAAGGCAGAAAAGAAAACATCTCCCACGGCAGCAGTGGTGGCTGAACAATTAGGTGTAGATATAAATCAAATCTGCAAAGATAGCCGGATTATGAAAGATGATGTCATCGCTTATAAAGAGAGAGAAGATTTTGTGGCCATGGTAAATCCTCAGGAAATAAGAAAGTCCATGAGCACGATGCGTAAAGTTATTGCAAAAAGGATGTTAGAAAGTCAACAAGTATCTCCTACGGTAAATTATAACCTAAGAGTAGATACTACGAATCTTTCAATATTTAGAAATCAAATTAAAGATACTGTCAAAGTAACCTATACAGACCTGTTGGTAAAAATCCTTTCCAAGGCATTATTGGAGTTTCCATTGCTTAATTCCTCTATAGAGGGTAATGAAATTATTTTTAGGAATTACGTCAGTATTGGCGTTGCGGTAGGATTAGAGGATGGACTCCTTGTTCCGGTAGTAGAATATGCAAATAGCAAAGGATTAAAAGAAATATCAAAAGAAATTAAAGAATTAGCTACTAAGGCAAAAAATAATGAACTGCAACCTCAGAATTTAACGGGAGGCACATTTACAATTACCAATATTGGCATGTTTGGTATAGAGTCTTTCACACCTATTATTAATCAACCTGAAGTAGCAATTTTAGGGGTTAATGCAATTGTACAAACACCTGTAGCGGTAGAGGGACAAGTAACAATAAAGCCTTTGATGAATTTAAGTTTAACAGCCGATCATCGTGTGGTAGATGGTTCTGTAGCTGCACAATTTATGGCAAGAGTAAAAGAATATATAGAGAAACCGGCTTTATTGCTGCTATAA
- a CDS encoding alpha-ketoacid dehydrogenase subunit beta encodes MKKMTYGQGIKEGMRIKMLEDPDVFIFGEDVGAFGGCFGVTSGMFDEFGDRRVRDTPISEGAIIGAAVGSAAAGLKPIAELMFVDFLTVGMDQLVNQAAKMRYMFGGKIKLPMVVRLPSGGGVSAAAQHSQSLESWLTHVPGLKVIYPSNPQDAIGMMISAIEDENPVMYLEHKALYAMTGEVEDKVDAIPLGKASIKKEGSDVTIITYGKQVYDSLKAAEILEKEGMDVEVIDLRSLFPLDKEAIKTSIEKTGKVVIVTEENKRGGFGGEIAAIIAEEYFFNLDAPVARVGALNCPIPFNPGLEDYVLPNEKDIVQAVKGLLGNAYY; translated from the coding sequence ATGAAAAAAATGACCTATGGCCAAGGAATTAAAGAAGGAATGAGAATTAAAATGCTAGAAGATCCAGATGTATTTATTTTTGGAGAAGATGTGGGAGCCTTTGGAGGCTGTTTTGGTGTTACTTCTGGTATGTTTGACGAATTTGGAGATAGAAGGGTTCGAGATACACCTATTTCAGAAGGTGCAATTATCGGGGCAGCTGTTGGTTCAGCAGCAGCAGGGTTAAAACCCATTGCAGAGTTAATGTTTGTAGATTTTTTGACCGTTGGGATGGATCAATTGGTAAATCAAGCGGCAAAAATGCGTTATATGTTCGGTGGAAAAATTAAACTACCTATGGTAGTACGTTTACCTAGTGGCGGTGGTGTAAGCGCTGCTGCTCAGCATTCGCAGTCTTTAGAATCTTGGCTGACTCATGTACCTGGATTAAAAGTAATTTATCCCTCTAATCCTCAAGATGCCATTGGAATGATGATTTCAGCAATAGAAGATGAAAACCCTGTAATGTATCTGGAGCATAAGGCTCTCTACGCTATGACTGGAGAAGTAGAAGATAAAGTAGATGCTATTCCTTTAGGAAAAGCGAGCATTAAAAAAGAAGGCAGCGATGTGACAATTATTACATATGGAAAACAGGTTTACGATTCTTTAAAAGCAGCAGAAATATTAGAAAAAGAAGGTATGGATGTAGAAGTAATTGATTTGCGTTCATTATTTCCTCTGGATAAAGAGGCCATTAAAACATCTATTGAGAAAACTGGAAAAGTAGTTATCGTTACAGAAGAAAACAAACGAGGTGGATTCGGGGGAGAGATAGCTGCAATTATTGCCGAAGAATATTTTTTCAATTTAGATGCTCCTGTAGCCAGAGTAGGTGCATTGAATTGTCCTATACCCTTTAATCCCGGTTTGGAAGATTATGTATTGCCAAACGAAAAAGATATTGTTCAGGCAGTTAAGGGATTATTAGGTAATGCATATTATTAA
- the pdhA gene encoding pyruvate dehydrogenase (acetyl-transferring) E1 component subunit alpha: MKIPNKDIIEMYKKMLKIRQFETKGMNLFAEGKIPGFVHLYIGEEAVATGACANLNDDDFITSTHRGHGHIIAKGGDLNYMMAELFGKETGYCKGKGGSMHIADATKGILGANGIVGAGHNIAVGAALSAQYKDTQQVCICFFGDASTNQSTFHEAMNLASVWKLPVIFLCENNGYGISVSQERHQAITDISVRAVAYDMPGITVDGNDVFAVYEAVREAVSRAREKQGPTLIEAKTYRQRGHFEGDPTSYRSDEELQKWKKKDPIPRLEKYMLENNVVSEEELKKLQDEVEQAIEEAIDFALNSKDPDLDTAVEDVYTDLKVEEVRVR, from the coding sequence TTGAAAATACCAAACAAAGATATTATTGAGATGTACAAAAAAATGTTGAAGATTAGGCAGTTTGAAACAAAAGGAATGAATCTATTTGCAGAAGGAAAAATTCCTGGATTTGTTCACTTATACATAGGAGAAGAAGCTGTCGCTACAGGTGCTTGTGCCAACTTAAACGATGATGATTTTATTACCAGTACTCATAGAGGTCATGGTCATATTATTGCCAAAGGCGGAGATTTGAATTACATGATGGCAGAGCTTTTCGGTAAAGAAACGGGATATTGCAAGGGAAAAGGTGGTTCCATGCATATTGCTGATGCCACTAAAGGGATTTTAGGTGCAAATGGTATCGTAGGTGCAGGACATAATATTGCTGTAGGTGCAGCATTAAGCGCACAGTATAAAGATACCCAACAGGTTTGTATATGTTTCTTTGGTGATGCGTCTACTAACCAAAGTACTTTTCACGAAGCCATGAATTTAGCAAGTGTATGGAAACTGCCAGTAATATTCCTTTGTGAAAACAATGGTTATGGGATTTCCGTAAGTCAAGAAAGGCACCAGGCCATTACCGATATATCCGTTCGTGCTGTTGCTTATGATATGCCTGGAATCACTGTGGATGGAAACGATGTTTTTGCTGTATATGAAGCTGTAAGAGAAGCTGTTTCTAGAGCTCGAGAAAAACAAGGACCTACATTGATAGAAGCAAAAACCTATCGTCAACGTGGTCATTTTGAAGGAGATCCCACTTCATATAGAAGTGATGAAGAATTGCAAAAATGGAAAAAGAAAGATCCTATTCCAAGATTAGAAAAATATATGCTTGAAAACAATGTAGTTTCTGAGGAAGAATTGAAAAAACTTCAAGATGAAGTGGAGCAGGCCATAGAAGAAGCCATTGATTTCGCATTAAATAGTAAAGATCCTGATTTAGATACGGCAGTAGAAGATGTTTATACAGATTTAAAAGTTGAGGAGGTTCGTGTAAGATGA
- a CDS encoding glycerol dehydrogenase has product MTNIIISPSKYIQGKDEIHNVSKHTYFFGNKFLLLATENGIKRMKGIIEESFKGTDAKLTFETFNGECSRKEIQRIEKIVEEKGCDAVIGIGGGKTLDTAKAVAYYRKIPVVIIPTIASTDAPCSALSVIYTEKGEFSEYLILPKNPDIVLVDTAIIMKSPARFLIAGMGDALATYFEARASVRSNSDVMAGGKATKTAFAIAKLCYEILLSNGYKARIAAEKNVVTQAAQAVIEANTYLSGVGFESCGIAGAHSIHNGFTILHECHHLLHGEKVAFGTIAQLVLENSPIEEIEEVIHFCTQVGLPTTLEKMGISDVKEEELMKVAELACGEGETIHNMPFKVEPQDVYAAILIADELGRQYIK; this is encoded by the coding sequence ATGACAAATATTATTATTTCGCCCAGTAAATACATTCAAGGTAAAGATGAAATTCATAATGTATCTAAACATACTTATTTTTTTGGAAACAAATTTTTATTGTTAGCTACTGAAAATGGCATAAAGAGAATGAAGGGCATTATTGAAGAAAGTTTTAAAGGAACAGATGCAAAATTAACATTTGAGACTTTCAATGGTGAATGCTCGAGAAAGGAAATCCAAAGAATAGAAAAAATCGTGGAAGAAAAGGGTTGCGATGCCGTAATAGGCATTGGCGGAGGTAAGACATTGGATACAGCCAAAGCGGTAGCATACTATAGAAAAATCCCTGTAGTAATTATTCCTACCATTGCATCCACAGATGCCCCATGTAGTGCCTTATCCGTTATTTATACTGAAAAAGGAGAATTCAGCGAATATTTAATACTTCCTAAAAATCCAGATATTGTACTCGTGGATACAGCTATTATTATGAAATCCCCGGCCAGATTTTTGATAGCAGGTATGGGGGACGCTTTGGCCACGTATTTTGAGGCAAGAGCTAGTGTGAGATCAAATTCTGATGTCATGGCGGGAGGAAAAGCAACAAAGACAGCATTTGCAATTGCAAAATTATGTTATGAGATCTTATTGAGTAATGGTTATAAAGCTAGAATTGCAGCAGAGAAAAACGTTGTTACCCAAGCAGCGCAAGCAGTTATTGAAGCGAATACATATTTAAGTGGTGTAGGGTTTGAAAGCTGTGGTATTGCAGGAGCACACTCTATTCATAATGGTTTTACAATACTTCATGAGTGCCATCATCTTCTCCACGGTGAAAAAGTAGCCTTTGGGACCATTGCACAGCTGGTGCTTGAAAATAGTCCTATAGAAGAAATTGAAGAAGTCATCCATTTTTGTACTCAAGTTGGTTTGCCTACTACACTAGAAAAAATGGGGATTTCAGATGTAAAAGAGGAAGAACTTATGAAAGTAGCAGAGTTAGCTTGCGGTGAAGGAGAAACGATTCATAATATGCCTTTTAAAGTAGAGCCTCAGGATGTTTATGCAGCTATTCTTATTGCAGATGAACTAGGGAGACAGTATATAAAATAA
- a CDS encoding DUF6506 family protein has translation MSLKAAFIFIAPNADDVQHRSHIHTDEITLITVGVDSYASGIKAAKELVKQGVKIIELCGGFGHEGVTKISESIKGEAVVGVVRFDNHPGLDFKSGDEFFKE, from the coding sequence ATGTCATTAAAAGCTGCATTTATCTTTATTGCACCAAATGCCGATGATGTTCAACATCGGTCTCATATCCATACAGACGAGATTACATTAATTACAGTAGGTGTGGATTCTTATGCATCAGGTATAAAAGCGGCAAAAGAACTTGTGAAGCAAGGAGTTAAGATCATTGAACTATGCGGTGGTTTTGGCCACGAAGGAGTTACAAAGATTTCTGAATCGATTAAAGGAGAGGCGGTGGTAGGAGTTGTAAGGTTTGATAACCATCCAGGATTAGATTTTAAGAGCGGAGATGAATTTTTCAAAGAATAA
- a CDS encoding sigma-54-dependent Fis family transcriptional regulator: protein MLNTISELKRIWTDFVEEEQISPEIRPVILESWKRCKNNLVDFYGGKGKVLSDEEMKHRLEKNKELIEIASPIIKDIYNIVKETNYSVVLTDTDGILIETIENEKIRPEHRDLNFMQGTSWNEKDVGTNAIGTCLAIGQPIQVVGSEHYCKYHHVWTCSAAPIRNSEGKIIGCLNLSGRVEDVHPHTFGIVVASVKNIEKQLAILEYYRLMDTAFDSILDGLIIMNRHFEIERINNKLPHIFKMSIEEIYAIDMKKMLEDVEIEKDIFQARNKIKYTDYTLDIGKRRIDCVLNISPIVFNDEIMGVVLIIKEAKQLRKEVSKIAGFRANYTFENIITQDKKMKELIQTAKRIAKNDCSILIEGESGTGKELLAQSIHNASNCNSGPFIPINCAALPKELVESELFGYERGAFTGALKEGMPGKFELANGGTIFLDEIGEIPIEIQAKLLRVLDDHKVRRIGGTYERDLNIRIIAATNRNLYEEVAEKTFRRDLYYRLNVINLEISPLRDRPEDILTLAKFFLKSLNEENPHNPKMFSAGFKKEIITYEYKGNVRELKNTIQRAYYLCEKEIIDENYLPQKEKNNCTPYDMKPYTKSLQEIEKQSIQDALILSQGNVVQAAQYLNISRATIYRKIKQYQISTK, encoded by the coding sequence ATGTTGAATACTATTTCGGAATTAAAGAGAATTTGGACAGATTTTGTAGAAGAGGAGCAAATATCACCTGAAATAAGACCTGTGATACTAGAATCCTGGAAAAGATGTAAAAATAATTTAGTTGATTTTTATGGAGGCAAGGGTAAGGTTCTATCTGATGAAGAGATGAAACACCGTTTGGAAAAAAATAAAGAATTAATTGAAATTGCCTCACCCATCATTAAAGACATCTATAATATTGTTAAAGAGACAAATTACAGTGTGGTGTTGACAGATACGGATGGTATTTTAATTGAGACTATTGAAAACGAGAAAATAAGACCCGAACATAGGGATCTCAATTTTATGCAAGGAACCAGCTGGAACGAAAAGGATGTTGGAACCAATGCTATAGGGACATGTTTAGCCATTGGGCAACCTATACAAGTAGTGGGCAGTGAGCATTACTGTAAATATCATCACGTATGGACGTGTTCAGCAGCACCCATTCGCAATAGTGAAGGAAAAATCATCGGCTGTTTAAATTTATCGGGGAGAGTGGAAGATGTACATCCCCATACCTTTGGCATTGTAGTGGCTTCTGTAAAGAATATAGAAAAGCAACTGGCTATTTTGGAATACTACCGTCTCATGGATACGGCATTTGATTCTATACTGGATGGGTTAATTATTATGAATCGACATTTTGAAATTGAACGGATTAATAACAAATTGCCCCATATTTTTAAAATGAGTATAGAAGAAATATACGCCATTGATATGAAAAAAATGCTGGAAGATGTGGAAATAGAAAAGGATATATTCCAGGCAAGAAATAAAATAAAATATACGGATTATACTTTAGATATAGGCAAAAGAAGAATTGACTGCGTATTAAATATTTCTCCTATTGTTTTTAATGATGAAATTATGGGTGTAGTATTAATTATTAAAGAAGCTAAGCAGTTACGTAAAGAAGTAAGTAAGATTGCAGGTTTTCGAGCAAATTATACCTTTGAAAATATAATTACCCAAGATAAAAAAATGAAAGAGCTGATTCAGACAGCCAAAAGAATTGCAAAAAATGATTGTTCTATACTGATTGAAGGAGAAAGTGGAACAGGAAAAGAATTGCTGGCCCAGTCCATACATAATGCAAGCAATTGCAACAGCGGTCCTTTTATTCCTATTAATTGCGCCGCTTTGCCTAAAGAATTAGTAGAAAGCGAGCTGTTTGGTTACGAAAGGGGAGCTTTTACAGGAGCACTAAAAGAAGGAATGCCCGGAAAATTTGAATTGGCAAACGGAGGAACTATTTTTTTAGATGAAATAGGCGAAATTCCCATAGAAATCCAAGCAAAACTCTTGAGAGTGTTGGATGATCATAAAGTCAGAAGAATCGGAGGGACCTATGAGAGGGATTTAAATATACGCATTATTGCAGCCACCAATCGTAACTTGTATGAAGAGGTAGCAGAAAAAACTTTTAGGCGAGATTTATATTATAGGCTCAATGTAATTAATCTGGAAATATCTCCTTTAAGGGATAGGCCTGAAGACATTCTTACTTTGGCTAAGTTTTTCCTGAAAAGCTTAAATGAAGAAAATCCCCACAACCCTAAAATGTTCAGTGCAGGGTTTAAAAAGGAAATCATTACCTATGAATATAAGGGCAATGTAAGAGAACTAAAAAACACGATTCAAAGAGCTTATTATTTGTGTGAAAAGGAAATTATTGATGAAAATTATTTGCCACAAAAAGAAAAAAATAACTGTACTCCATATGATATGAAGCCGTACACAAAGAGCTTACAGGAAATCGAAAAGCAGAGCATACAAGATGCTTTGATTTTATCTCAAGGAAATGTAGTACAAGCGGCACAGTATCTTAACATTAGCAGAGCCACTATTTATAGAAAAATAAAACAGTATCAAATTTCCACCAAATAA
- a CDS encoding GerMN domain-containing protein, whose amino-acid sequence MKFRFWVISLLVISILFLTSCKNNEKVDTSDITPQVTLNNNSTSENISDTNKPSEILNNDSTSENMSDANKQSEMKSPTTEKSSIKNTKCRLYFLAATELEYYYIDKIIPVEDNALITALTKELQSTSYNKDFLSLTDKIKVKSAKVDETTGVLKIVFSGSYVDHMNLGTNTEDGLLTSLLATYGYNLGVDKVAIYFNDELYTSVKGDLPEGYFNVNYPSAKVYNP is encoded by the coding sequence ATGAAATTTAGATTTTGGGTAATATCCCTTCTAGTAATATCTATTCTCTTTCTAACTAGTTGTAAGAATAACGAGAAGGTTGATACTTCAGATATCACACCACAGGTAACTCTTAATAATAATTCTACCAGTGAGAATATATCAGATACGAACAAACCGTCTGAGATTCTTAATAATGATTCGACCAGTGAGAATATGTCAGATGCTAACAAACAGTCTGAGATGAAATCTCCTACCACTGAAAAATCTTCAATCAAAAATACCAAGTGTAGGCTTTATTTTTTAGCTGCAACTGAATTAGAGTATTATTATATTGATAAAATAATACCTGTAGAAGATAATGCATTGATTACTGCTTTAACAAAAGAGCTACAAAGTACTTCTTATAACAAAGATTTTTTGTCATTAACAGATAAAATAAAGGTAAAATCTGCAAAGGTAGATGAAACAACAGGCGTTCTTAAAATAGTATTCTCTGGTTCTTATGTAGACCATATGAACTTAGGAACCAATACCGAAGATGGTCTCTTAACGTCTTTACTAGCTACTTATGGTTATAATCTCGGAGTAGATAAGGTTGCCATATATTTTAACGATGAGCTATATACCAGCGTAAAAGGAGATTTGCCAGAAGGGTACTTCAATGTAAATTATCCTTCTGCTAAAGTGTATAATCCATAA
- a CDS encoding GNAT family N-acetyltransferase: MFIDTNLDDFKLRFAEIKDVPLILEFIKELANYEKMLNEVVATEEILIESLFERKMAEVIIGEYKNKPVAFALFFHNFSTFLGRPGIYLEDLYVKPKMRGKGIGKIILSFLAKLCVERKCGRLEWWCLDWNQSSIEFYKQMGAVPMDEWTVYRVYDDALDKLAMKFSK, encoded by the coding sequence ATGTTCATTGATACTAATTTAGATGATTTCAAGTTAAGATTTGCAGAGATAAAAGATGTTCCATTAATTTTAGAATTTATAAAGGAATTGGCTAATTATGAAAAAATGTTAAATGAAGTTGTAGCTACAGAAGAAATTTTAATAGAATCTCTATTTGAAAGAAAAATGGCTGAGGTTATTATCGGTGAATATAAAAATAAACCAGTAGCTTTTGCATTATTCTTTCACAATTTTTCTACTTTTTTAGGGAGACCAGGTATTTACTTGGAAGATCTATATGTTAAACCTAAAATGAGAGGAAAGGGTATAGGGAAAATTATACTTTCTTTTCTTGCTAAATTGTGCGTTGAAAGAAAGTGTGGAAGATTAGAGTGGTGGTGCTTGGATTGGAATCAGTCATCAATTGAATTTTATAAACAAATGGGTGCAGTTCCAATGGATGAATGGACAGTATATAGAGTATATGATGATGCGTTAGATAAGTTAGCTATGAAATTCAGTAAATAA
- a CDS encoding DUF7010 family protein produces the protein MNLEELRLNCAIKHLLIAMWVYPTLPEKMLMVIAMIFGAHLLPYGWLYKSKSYILFAILVPILSLIIGVSFEPYKLAIMMIIIEILFSICLIVENKKILSEFKLNL, from the coding sequence ATGAACTTAGAAGAATTACGATTGAATTGTGCGATTAAACATTTACTGATTGCTATGTGGGTATATCCGACATTACCTGAAAAGATGCTAATGGTAATAGCAATGATTTTTGGAGCACATTTGTTGCCATATGGGTGGTTATATAAATCTAAATCCTACATACTGTTCGCTATTTTAGTACCGATTTTATCGCTTATAATTGGCGTAAGTTTTGAACCCTATAAGCTTGCAATTATGATGATTATAATAGAAATATTGTTTAGTATTTGTTTGATAGTTGAAAACAAAAAGATTTTATCGGAGTTTAAACTTAATCTTTAA
- a CDS encoding PF20097 family protein, producing MKCPYCDLEMESGFLQSSSEIFWGPRKHKAFFTPTHEDEVLLANGFLTGSAVITNCCRNCQKLILNYELD from the coding sequence ATGAAATGTCCTTATTGTGATCTAGAAATGGAAAGTGGTTTTCTTCAGAGCAGTAGTGAAATTTTTTGGGGGCCAAGAAAACACAAAGCCTTTTTTACACCTACCCATGAAGATGAGGTTCTCCTCGCAAATGGTTTTCTAACTGGCAGTGCCGTAATTACAAATTGTTGCCGTAATTGCCAAAAGCTTATTCTGAATTACGAGCTGGATTAG
- a CDS encoding LDCC motif putative metal-binding protein: MKSIINRWLEKLKEANKKSFGSEPLNCCTVGRDKKKNKPTARAQHNRK, encoded by the coding sequence ATGAAGAGTATAATCAATAGATGGTTAGAAAAATTAAAAGAAGCAAATAAAAAGAGTTTCGGATCTGAGCCGTTAAATTGTTGTACTGTGGGCAGGGATAAGAAAAAGAATAAACCTACTGCAAGAGCACAGCATAATAGAAAATAG